In a single window of the Etheostoma spectabile isolate EspeVRDwgs_2016 chromosome 3, UIUC_Espe_1.0, whole genome shotgun sequence genome:
- the cul3b gene encoding cullin-3b isoform X2: MSNLSKGGTKKDTKMRIRAFPMTMDEKYVNNIWDLLKNAIQEIQRKNNSGLSFEELYRNAYTMVLHKHGEKLYTGLREVVTEHLINKVREDVLNSLNNNFLQTLNQAWNDHQTAMVMIRDILMYMDRVYVQQNNVENVYNLGLIIFRDQVVRYGCIRDHLRQTLLDMIARERKGEVVDRGAIRNACQMLMILGLEGRSVYEEDFEAPFLEMSAEFFQMESQKFLAENSASVYIKKVEARINEEIERVMHCLDKSTEEPIVKVVERELISKHMKTIVEMENSGLVHMLKNGKTDDLACMYKLFSRVPNGLKTMCECMSSYLREQGKALVSEEGEGKNPVDYIQGLLDLKSRFDRFLQESFNNDRLFKQTIAGDFEYFLNLNSRSPEYLSLFIDDKLKKGVKGLTEQEVESILDKAMVLFRFMQEKDVFERYYKQHLARRLLTNKSVSDDSEKNMISKLKTECGCQFTSKLEGMFRDMSISNTTMDEFRQHLQTTGVSLGGVDLTVRVLTTGYWPTQSATPKCNIPPSPRHAFEVFRRFYLGKHSGRQLTLQHHMGSADLNATFYGPIKKDGSEVGVGGAQVTGSNTRKHILQVSTFQMTILMLFNNRDKSIFEEIQQETDIPERELVRALQSLACGKPTQRVLTKEPKSKEIENGHVFTVNDQFTSKLHRVKIQTVAAKQGESDPERKETRQKVDDDRKHEIEAAIVRIMKSRKKMQHNVLVAEVTQQLRARFLPSPVVIKKRIEGLIEREYLARTPEDRKVYTYVA; this comes from the exons ATGTCCAATCTCAGCAAAGGCGGCACCAAGAAGGACACCAAAATGAGGATACGGGCCTTTCCT ATGACGATGGATGAGAAGTACGTCAACAATATCTGGGACCTTCTGAAAAATGCCATCCAGGAGATTCAGAGGAAGAACAACAGTGGCCTAAGCTTTGAGGAACTGTACAGGAACGCGTACACAATGGTGCTCCACAAACATGGAGAGAAGCTGTACACAGGTCTGCGGGAGGTCGTCACTGAACACCTTATCAACAAA GTACGAGAAGATGTCCTCAATTCCCTAAACAATAACTTTCTTCAAACACTAAATCAGGCCTGGAATGACCATCAAACAGCTATGGTGATGATCAGAGACATCCTTATGTATATG GATCGGGTGTATGTACAGCAGAACAATGTAGAAAATGTCTACAACCTGGGTCTCATTATCTTTAGGGATCAAGTGGTTCGTTATGGCTGCATCAGAGACCACCTCCGACAGACCCTGCTGGATATGATCGCACGTGAGAGGAAAGGGGAGGTGGTGGACAG GGGGGCCATTAGAAATGCCTGCCAAATGTTAATGATCCTCGGCCTTGAAGGGAGATCTGTTTATGAAGAAGACTTTGAGGCACCGTTCTTAGAAATGTCTGCAGAATTTTTCCAG aTGGAGAGCCAAAAGTTCCTTGCAGAAAACAGTGCCAGTGTGTACATAAAGAAGGTGGAAGCCAGAATCAATGAGGAGATTGAGCGGGTGATGCACTGCTTGGATAAATCTACAGAAGAGCCTATTGTCAaggtggtggaacgggagctcaTCTCCAAACACATGAAAACAATTGTAGAGATGGAGAACTCTGGCCTGGTCCACATGCTCAAAAATGGGAAAACAGATG ATTTGGCGTGCATGTACAAGCTGTTCAGCAGGGTCCCCAATGGGCTGAAGACTATGTGTGAGTGTATGAGCTCATACCTGCGGGAGCAAGGAAAGGCTCTCGTgtcagaggagggagagggaaagaacCCTGTAGACTACATCCAG GGTTTGCTGGACCTGAAGTCACGTTTTGACCGGTTTCTCCAGGAGTCTTTTAACAACGACCGGCTCTTCAAACAAACTATTGCAGGCGATTTTGAGTACTTCCTTAACCTTAACTCTCGCTCGCCTGAGTACCTCTCACTCTTTATTGACGACAAACTGAAGAAAGGAGTAAAAGGG TTGACAGAGCAAGAGGTGGAGTCGATACTGGACAAGGCCATGGTGCTGTTCCGTTTCATGCAGGAGAAGGACGTGTTTGAGAGGTACTACAAGCAGCACCTCGCCCGCAGGCTGCTCACCAACAAGAGTGTCTCTGATGACTCTGAGAAGAACATGATCTCAAAGCTCAAG ACTGAGTGTGGCTGTCAGTTCACCTCTAAACTAGAGGGCATGTTCCGGGATATGAGCATCTCCAACACCACCATGGATGAGTTTAGACAACATCTACAGACAACTGGG GTGTCACTTGGAGGAGTTGATCTCACTGTGAGAGTCCTGACCACGGGATACTGGCCAACACAATCAGCAACACCCAAGTGCAACATCCCCCCTTCACCGCGACATGCATTTGAAGTCTTTAGAAG GTTTTATCTTGGAAAGCACAGCGGCAGACAACTCACACTGCAGCACCATATGGGCTCTGCAGATCTAAACGCCACTTTCTACGGTCCAATCAAAAAG GATGGGTCAGAGGTCGGAGTGGGAGGAGCCCAAGTTACCGGCTCCAACACCAGGAAGCACATCCTGCAGGTCTCCACCTTCCAGATGACCATCCTCATGCTTTTCAACAACAGAGACAAGTCCATATTTGAG GAGATCCAGCAGGAGACGGACATTCCAGAGAGGGAGCTGGTGCGAGCGCTGCAGTCTCTGGCCTGTGGGAAGCCCACTCAGAGAGTTCTCACCAAGGAGCCCAAGTCCAAGGAGATCGAGAATGGCCATGTGTTTACAGTCAATGACCAGTTTACCTCCAAACTTCACCGTGTCAAAATCCAGACAG TGGCTGCTAAACAAGGGGAGTCAGACCCGGAGAGGAAGGAGACGCGACAGAAAGTGGACGACGACAGAAAGCATGAGATCGAAGCAGCCATCGTTCGCATTATGAAGTCCAGAAAGAAGATGCAGCACAATGTTCTAGTAGCAGAG GTGACGCAGCAGTTACGAGCACGATTCCTCCCTAGCCCTGTAGTCATCAAGAAGCGCATTGAAGGACTCATTGAGAGGGAATATTTGGCACGAACACCAGAGGACCGCAAAGTGTACACTTATGTAGCATAA
- the cul3b gene encoding cullin-3b isoform X1, with translation MSNLSKGGTKKDTKMRIRAFPMTMDEKYVNNIWDLLKNAIQEIQRKNNSGLSFEELYRNAYTMVLHKHGEKLYTGLREVVTEHLINKVREDVLNSLNNNFLQTLNQAWNDHQTAMVMIRDILMYMDRVYVQQNNVENVYNLGLIIFRDQVVRYGCIRDHLRQTLLDMIARERKGEVVDRGAIRNACQMLMILGLEGRSVYEEDFEAPFLEMSAEFFQMESQKFLAENSASVYIKKVEARINEEIERVMHCLDKSTEEPIVKVVERELISKHMKTIVEMENSGLVHMLKNGKTDDLACMYKLFSRVPNGLKTMCECMSSYLREQGKALVSEEGEGKNPVDYIQGLLDLKSRFDRFLQESFNNDRLFKQTIAGDFEYFLNLNSRSPEYLSLFIDDKLKKGVKGLTEQEVESILDKAMVLFRFMQEKDVFERYYKQHLARRLLTNKSVSDDSEKNMISKLKTECGCQFTSKLEGMFRDMSISNTTMDEFRQHLQTTGVSLGGVDLTVRVLTTGYWPTQSATPKCNIPPSPRHAFEVFRRFYLGKHSGRQLTLQHHMGSADLNATFYGPIKKEDGSEVGVGGAQVTGSNTRKHILQVSTFQMTILMLFNNRDKSIFEEIQQETDIPERELVRALQSLACGKPTQRVLTKEPKSKEIENGHVFTVNDQFTSKLHRVKIQTVAAKQGESDPERKETRQKVDDDRKHEIEAAIVRIMKSRKKMQHNVLVAEVTQQLRARFLPSPVVIKKRIEGLIEREYLARTPEDRKVYTYVA, from the exons ATGTCCAATCTCAGCAAAGGCGGCACCAAGAAGGACACCAAAATGAGGATACGGGCCTTTCCT ATGACGATGGATGAGAAGTACGTCAACAATATCTGGGACCTTCTGAAAAATGCCATCCAGGAGATTCAGAGGAAGAACAACAGTGGCCTAAGCTTTGAGGAACTGTACAGGAACGCGTACACAATGGTGCTCCACAAACATGGAGAGAAGCTGTACACAGGTCTGCGGGAGGTCGTCACTGAACACCTTATCAACAAA GTACGAGAAGATGTCCTCAATTCCCTAAACAATAACTTTCTTCAAACACTAAATCAGGCCTGGAATGACCATCAAACAGCTATGGTGATGATCAGAGACATCCTTATGTATATG GATCGGGTGTATGTACAGCAGAACAATGTAGAAAATGTCTACAACCTGGGTCTCATTATCTTTAGGGATCAAGTGGTTCGTTATGGCTGCATCAGAGACCACCTCCGACAGACCCTGCTGGATATGATCGCACGTGAGAGGAAAGGGGAGGTGGTGGACAG GGGGGCCATTAGAAATGCCTGCCAAATGTTAATGATCCTCGGCCTTGAAGGGAGATCTGTTTATGAAGAAGACTTTGAGGCACCGTTCTTAGAAATGTCTGCAGAATTTTTCCAG aTGGAGAGCCAAAAGTTCCTTGCAGAAAACAGTGCCAGTGTGTACATAAAGAAGGTGGAAGCCAGAATCAATGAGGAGATTGAGCGGGTGATGCACTGCTTGGATAAATCTACAGAAGAGCCTATTGTCAaggtggtggaacgggagctcaTCTCCAAACACATGAAAACAATTGTAGAGATGGAGAACTCTGGCCTGGTCCACATGCTCAAAAATGGGAAAACAGATG ATTTGGCGTGCATGTACAAGCTGTTCAGCAGGGTCCCCAATGGGCTGAAGACTATGTGTGAGTGTATGAGCTCATACCTGCGGGAGCAAGGAAAGGCTCTCGTgtcagaggagggagagggaaagaacCCTGTAGACTACATCCAG GGTTTGCTGGACCTGAAGTCACGTTTTGACCGGTTTCTCCAGGAGTCTTTTAACAACGACCGGCTCTTCAAACAAACTATTGCAGGCGATTTTGAGTACTTCCTTAACCTTAACTCTCGCTCGCCTGAGTACCTCTCACTCTTTATTGACGACAAACTGAAGAAAGGAGTAAAAGGG TTGACAGAGCAAGAGGTGGAGTCGATACTGGACAAGGCCATGGTGCTGTTCCGTTTCATGCAGGAGAAGGACGTGTTTGAGAGGTACTACAAGCAGCACCTCGCCCGCAGGCTGCTCACCAACAAGAGTGTCTCTGATGACTCTGAGAAGAACATGATCTCAAAGCTCAAG ACTGAGTGTGGCTGTCAGTTCACCTCTAAACTAGAGGGCATGTTCCGGGATATGAGCATCTCCAACACCACCATGGATGAGTTTAGACAACATCTACAGACAACTGGG GTGTCACTTGGAGGAGTTGATCTCACTGTGAGAGTCCTGACCACGGGATACTGGCCAACACAATCAGCAACACCCAAGTGCAACATCCCCCCTTCACCGCGACATGCATTTGAAGTCTTTAGAAG GTTTTATCTTGGAAAGCACAGCGGCAGACAACTCACACTGCAGCACCATATGGGCTCTGCAGATCTAAACGCCACTTTCTACGGTCCAATCAAAAAG GAGGATGGGTCAGAGGTCGGAGTGGGAGGAGCCCAAGTTACCGGCTCCAACACCAGGAAGCACATCCTGCAGGTCTCCACCTTCCAGATGACCATCCTCATGCTTTTCAACAACAGAGACAAGTCCATATTTGAG GAGATCCAGCAGGAGACGGACATTCCAGAGAGGGAGCTGGTGCGAGCGCTGCAGTCTCTGGCCTGTGGGAAGCCCACTCAGAGAGTTCTCACCAAGGAGCCCAAGTCCAAGGAGATCGAGAATGGCCATGTGTTTACAGTCAATGACCAGTTTACCTCCAAACTTCACCGTGTCAAAATCCAGACAG TGGCTGCTAAACAAGGGGAGTCAGACCCGGAGAGGAAGGAGACGCGACAGAAAGTGGACGACGACAGAAAGCATGAGATCGAAGCAGCCATCGTTCGCATTATGAAGTCCAGAAAGAAGATGCAGCACAATGTTCTAGTAGCAGAG GTGACGCAGCAGTTACGAGCACGATTCCTCCCTAGCCCTGTAGTCATCAAGAAGCGCATTGAAGGACTCATTGAGAGGGAATATTTGGCACGAACACCAGAGGACCGCAAAGTGTACACTTATGTAGCATAA